In Chroicocephalus ridibundus chromosome 4, bChrRid1.1, whole genome shotgun sequence, one genomic interval encodes:
- the CTSD gene encoding cathepsin D, which translates to MGPRGRLLLLLLLALAGPCAALIRIPLTKFPSMRRVLNEAGSEIPDMNAITQLLKFKLGFADLAEPTPEILKNYMDAQYYGEIGIGTPPQKFTVVFDTGSSNLWVPSVHCHLLDIACLLHHKYDASKSSTYVENGTEFAIHYGTGSLSGFLSQDTVTLGNLKIKNQIFGEAVKQPGITFIAAKFDGILGMAFPRISVDKVTPFFDNIMQQKLIEKNIFSFYLNRDPTAQPGGELLLGGTDPKYYSGDFSWVNVTRKAYWQVHMDAVDVANGLTLCKGGCEAIVDTGTSLITGPTKEVKELQTAIGAKPLIKGQYVIPCDKVSSLPVVTLTLGGKPYQLTGEQYVFKVSVQGETICLSGFSGLDVPPPGGPLWILGDVFIGPYYTVFDRDNDSVGFAKCV; encoded by the exons ATGGGACCccgcggccgcctcctcctcctgctgctgctcgccCTGGCGGGGCCCTGCGCAGCCCTCATCAG GATCCCCCTGACCAAGTTCCCCTCCATGCGGCGGGTCCTGAACGAGGCGGGCAGTGAGATCCCGGACATGAACGCCATCACCCAGCTCCTCAAGTTCAAGCTGGGCTTTGCCGACCTGGCTGAGCCCACTCCAGAGATCCTGAAGAACTACATGGAT GCCCAGTATTACGGCGAGATTGGCATCGGGACCCCCCCACAGAAGTTCACCGTTGTCTTTGACACTGGCTCCTCCAATCTCTGGGTGCCATCCGTGCACTGTCACCTTCTGGACATTGCCTGCC TGCTGCACCACAAGTACGATGCCTCTAAATCTAGCACCTATGTGGAGAACGGCACCGAGTTTGCTATCCACTATGGGACAGGGAGCCTCTCTGGGTTCCTCAGCCAGGACACTGTCACG CTTGGTAACTTAAAAATCAAGAACCAGATCTTTGGGGAGGCTGTGAAGCAGCCAGGCATCACCTTCATCGCTGCCAAGTTCGATGGCATCCTGGGCATGGCGTTCCCGAGGATCTCTGTGGATAAGGTCACCCCTTTCTTTGATAACATCATGCAACAGAAGCTGATTGAGAAAAACATCTTCTCCTTCTACTTGAACAG AGACCCCACTGCTCAGCCTGGCGGTGAGCTGCTCCTGGGGGGGACTGACCCCAAGTATTACAGCGGCGACTTCAGCTGGGTCAACGTCACACGCAAGGCCTACTGGCAGGTCCACATGGATGC GGTGGACGTTGCCAATGGGCTGACTCTGTGCAAAGGGGGCTGCGAGGCCATCGTAGACACGGGAACCTCACTCATTACTGGCCCCACCAAGGAAGTGAAGGAGCTGCAGACGGCCATCGGTGCAAAACCACTCATCAAAGGCCAG TATGTGATCCCCTGTGATAAGGTGTCATCTCTGCCTGTCGTCACGCTAACGCTAGGAGGGAAGCCCTACCAGCTTACTGGAGAACAGTATGTCTTCAAG GTTTCTGTACAAGGAGAGACCATCTGCCTGAGTGGCTTTTCAGGCCTGGACGTCCCACCCCCTGGGGGCCCACTCTGGATCCTGGGAGATGTCTTCATCGGTCCCTACTACACCGTCTTTGACCGTGATAATGACTCTGTTGGCTTTGCCAAATGTGTCTAA